A single Longimicrobium sp. DNA region contains:
- a CDS encoding triacylglycerol lipase, with product MPRIRRHLFHFLAAALLAALPLAGSARARPTGLEAREPAPVAAPARDPILFVHGWRGDRGQWRAMIARFKADGWTDAELYAWTFDTGESNAVTAARISARVDQILAATRASRVDVVTHSMGALSTRYYLKNLRSSGKVDAWVSLGGPNHGTTTAQLCFSAACREMRPGSPFLAALNEGDETPGAPRYATWWSPCDEIVDPDGSVLLDGAANHQTECIGHLDFFRDAAVYRAVRDFVSR from the coding sequence ATGCCCCGCATCCGCCGCCACCTCTTCCACTTCTTAGCCGCCGCCCTGCTCGCGGCGCTCCCGCTCGCCGGGTCCGCGCGCGCCCGGCCGACGGGCCTGGAAGCGCGGGAGCCGGCGCCCGTCGCAGCCCCGGCGCGCGACCCGATCCTGTTCGTGCACGGGTGGCGGGGTGACCGGGGGCAGTGGCGCGCCATGATCGCGCGCTTCAAGGCGGACGGGTGGACCGACGCCGAGCTGTACGCGTGGACATTCGACACCGGCGAGTCGAACGCCGTCACCGCGGCGCGGATCTCCGCGCGGGTGGACCAGATCCTGGCGGCCACCCGCGCCTCGCGGGTCGACGTGGTCACCCACTCCATGGGCGCCCTGTCGACGCGGTACTACCTGAAGAACCTGCGCAGCTCCGGCAAGGTGGACGCGTGGGTGTCGCTGGGCGGCCCGAACCATGGCACCACCACGGCGCAGCTGTGCTTCTCGGCCGCGTGCCGGGAGATGCGCCCGGGCTCGCCGTTCCTGGCCGCGCTCAACGAGGGGGACGAGACGCCGGGCGCGCCGCGCTACGCCACCTGGTGGTCGCCCTGCGACGAGATCGTCGACCCCGACGGCAGCGTGCTCCTGGACGGCGCCGCCAACCACCAGACGGAGTGCATCGGCCACCTGGACTTCTTCCGCGACGCGGCCGTCTACCGCGCGGTGCGCGACTTCGTGTCGCGATAA
- a CDS encoding trypsin-like peptidase domain-containing protein yields MPAPYESVCRSMVYRKYVFVFGASYVSSGALLEDDMLLTAGHNYASPHAPFSVVRDRSVECGPGVAMESSPWWRVEGGFDRGDQVRHPAGFSAFDWARDYALVALGVRASRSSSFRLPRPGEILVAKDDTIFIAGYPAEDPKTGSILYHGRAKVTEVSESVIVYDLNTEKGLSGAPVWVERNGEFVLVGVHVGEGKQGEAKAHRLTDASLQNLAAWRAEFRRTR; encoded by the coding sequence ATGCCTGCGCCCTACGAGAGCGTCTGCCGGTCGATGGTCTACCGGAAATACGTGTTCGTGTTCGGCGCGAGCTACGTCTCCAGCGGCGCCCTCCTGGAAGACGACATGCTGCTCACCGCGGGGCACAACTATGCGAGCCCTCACGCGCCGTTCTCGGTGGTGCGCGACCGCAGCGTGGAGTGCGGTCCCGGCGTGGCGATGGAGAGCTCGCCGTGGTGGAGGGTCGAAGGTGGATTCGATCGCGGGGACCAGGTGCGCCATCCCGCCGGGTTCAGCGCGTTCGACTGGGCCCGCGACTACGCGCTCGTCGCGCTCGGGGTGCGGGCGTCCCGCTCTTCCTCCTTCCGGCTCCCCCGCCCGGGCGAGATCCTCGTCGCGAAAGACGACACCATCTTCATCGCGGGGTATCCGGCGGAGGACCCGAAGACAGGCAGCATCCTGTACCACGGCCGGGCGAAGGTCACGGAGGTCAGCGAGAGCGTGATCGTCTACGACCTGAACACCGAGAAGGGCCTGAGCGGGGCACCGGTGTGGGTGGAGCGGAACGGCGAGTTCGTCCTGGTGGGCGTGCACGTGGGCGAAGGGAAGCAGGGCGAGGCCAAGGCACACCGGCTGACCGACGCGAGCCTGCAGAACCTGGCCGCCTGGCGCGCGGAGTTCCGGCGGACCCGGTAA